The Christiangramia flava JLT2011 genome has a segment encoding these proteins:
- a CDS encoding HNH endonuclease — MKHIESIKELEQNLETVEFYLSEGTNSENNKTTKLIRAGACFVAYKIDDELRFAPSRFVGYKNNKLEKHFNSEKDGRETNVIIEKLLDNKLGINEKLEISFLKYCRNLGIEPYKKKRKYWTHNLSQDFKANVNLEGDFPEGRIIERKHKFRERNSRVSQIAKENFKNQHGRLFCQICEFDFEKEYGEIGVDFIEAHHTIPVSEMQKGHLTKIEDLAMLCSNCHKMVHKRRPWLEMAELKQLRNKVNDNTN, encoded by the coding sequence ATGAAACATATAGAAAGTATTAAAGAATTAGAACAGAATCTAGAGACAGTAGAGTTTTATCTATCGGAAGGAACAAATTCTGAAAACAATAAGACAACCAAACTAATTCGTGCTGGAGCTTGCTTTGTAGCATATAAAATTGACGACGAGCTAAGGTTTGCACCCAGTAGATTTGTAGGTTATAAAAACAATAAATTGGAAAAACACTTTAACTCGGAAAAAGACGGGCGTGAGACAAATGTTATAATCGAAAAATTGTTAGACAACAAACTCGGAATTAATGAGAAGTTAGAAATTTCGTTTCTGAAATATTGTCGAAATCTCGGAATAGAACCATATAAGAAAAAGAGAAAATATTGGACACACAATTTGTCACAAGATTTTAAAGCGAATGTGAACTTAGAAGGTGACTTTCCTGAAGGAAGAATAATTGAGCGAAAACATAAATTTCGTGAGCGTAATTCAAGAGTTTCTCAAATCGCAAAGGAGAATTTCAAGAATCAACATGGTCGGTTGTTTTGTCAAATTTGTGAATTCGACTTTGAGAAGGAGTACGGAGAAATTGGTGTAGATTTCATTGAAGCCCACCACACAATTCCAGTTAGCGAAATGCAAAAAGGACATTTAACCAAAATTGAGGATCTGGCAATGCTATGTTCGAATTGTCACAAAATGGTACATAAAAGAAGGCCTTGGTTAGAAATGGCGGAGTTGAAACAATTGCGTAATAAAGTGAATGATAATACAAATTAA
- a CDS encoding Kelch repeat-containing protein: MLNLQRFAVILFLLSFSFSGMAQRIGRVENAETGKPLSNVNIQNLDSGFGTVSNSLGDFNLGTRTAETDSIQFSYVGFQKETLTLTELKDRNFIVLLFPKLESLEDVMISGNGSLRKSVPYRKLEDMPKAVTNFGYASSSEKLFVVGGSLAEKHDKNGKLQDRMFMSNLDFSDYIKAMRLNRNFDFLHYNQQIFSYDFATQKWKTATPKVTERINQNSAILNGKVYTFGGKTTGLRGKKELLPNIIEIYDPATDELEIDETNPHMANNFASFVYDSLLFVAGGSNKQSTTTSIKQYSNVMHVFNPETGFWRELSYLPQPKEVNGVLAGDKFYFIGGEQNDALAFVESYDLKTGKWKRHGRIFENMRKPSLAFDGTYIYIYDHGKLLSYNPMTEELKQYQIDLDEREPGIAYRDDKLYIFGGFIAREFEYFPSSHLYEIPLSELVRTRIQREKTLGGSY, translated from the coding sequence ATGTTGAACTTACAGCGATTCGCCGTTATTTTATTCCTATTGAGCTTCTCATTTTCAGGAATGGCACAACGCATTGGCCGAGTTGAAAATGCCGAAACGGGTAAACCACTATCCAACGTGAACATCCAGAACCTGGATTCCGGTTTTGGAACGGTGAGCAATTCCCTGGGAGATTTTAACCTGGGCACCAGAACAGCCGAGACCGATAGTATCCAATTCAGCTATGTCGGCTTTCAAAAAGAAACGCTAACGCTGACCGAGCTGAAAGACCGAAATTTCATAGTACTATTATTTCCGAAGCTCGAAAGCCTGGAAGATGTCATGATCTCCGGAAACGGCTCGCTTCGAAAATCGGTTCCATACAGGAAGTTGGAAGACATGCCAAAGGCGGTGACCAATTTCGGTTACGCTTCTTCCTCTGAAAAATTGTTTGTGGTAGGCGGTAGCCTGGCTGAAAAACATGACAAAAATGGAAAGCTGCAGGACCGTATGTTCATGTCAAATCTCGATTTTTCAGATTATATCAAGGCCATGAGATTGAACCGGAATTTTGATTTCCTGCATTACAATCAGCAAATCTTCAGCTATGATTTTGCAACTCAGAAATGGAAAACCGCGACCCCAAAAGTTACCGAAAGAATCAACCAGAATTCCGCCATTTTAAACGGGAAAGTCTACACCTTCGGCGGAAAAACCACCGGCCTGCGTGGAAAAAAAGAATTACTTCCGAATATTATTGAAATTTACGATCCCGCCACCGATGAATTGGAAATTGACGAAACCAATCCGCACATGGCCAATAATTTTGCCAGTTTCGTCTACGATTCCCTGCTTTTTGTAGCCGGCGGTTCCAATAAACAATCCACCACGACCTCGATCAAACAATACAGCAACGTCATGCATGTTTTCAACCCTGAAACCGGGTTCTGGCGCGAGCTAAGCTACCTGCCACAACCTAAGGAGGTGAACGGTGTGCTGGCCGGCGATAAGTTCTACTTTATTGGAGGGGAACAAAACGATGCGCTGGCTTTTGTGGAATCTTATGATCTCAAAACCGGAAAATGGAAACGTCACGGGCGCATTTTTGAGAATATGAGGAAACCATCCCTCGCTTTTGACGGCACTTATATCTACATCTATGATCACGGAAAATTACTTTCCTACAACCCGATGACCGAAGAACTGAAACAATATCAAATTGACCTGGACGAACGGGAACCCGGTATCGCTTACAGAGACGACAAACTGTATATTTTCGGTGGATTTATAGCCAGAGAATTTGAATATTTTCCTTCCAGTCACTTATACGAGATCCCCCTGTCCGAACTTGTGAGAACCCGAATACAACGAGAAAAAACGCTTGGCGGTTCGTATTGA
- a CDS encoding sulfite exporter TauE/SafE family protein: MLLEYLPYIFFLIALFYSSVGFGGGSSYLAILSLVLPDFYEIRSTALILNICVVSIGTFLFIKNQVLKPKLLWPFFVLSMPMAYLGATVKLSQSTFFLILGSALVLAGIFMMLKFVKSRLTSEEFSNPKKFFLGGSIGLLSGISGIGGGIFLSPVLNLLKWQNPRTIASLASVFILVNSVAGLVGLQMAGTFQLNEELIFQLSIAVILGGSLGSYLSNKKFNLKFLGILTAILVFYVGLRLVLLHGWDIAI; encoded by the coding sequence ATGTTGCTGGAATATTTGCCCTATATCTTCTTTTTGATCGCGCTGTTCTATAGCTCTGTGGGTTTTGGCGGCGGTTCCAGTTACCTCGCTATTTTAAGCCTGGTATTGCCTGATTTCTATGAAATTCGTTCCACCGCACTCATCCTGAATATCTGCGTGGTGAGCATCGGGACTTTTTTGTTCATCAAAAACCAGGTGCTGAAGCCGAAATTATTATGGCCGTTCTTTGTCTTGAGTATGCCCATGGCCTATCTCGGCGCAACGGTCAAGCTCTCACAAAGCACTTTTTTTCTCATCCTGGGTAGCGCTCTGGTGCTTGCGGGAATTTTCATGATGCTGAAATTCGTTAAAAGCAGGTTGACTTCTGAAGAATTTTCCAATCCGAAGAAATTTTTTCTTGGAGGCAGTATTGGCCTGTTGTCGGGCATTTCAGGAATAGGCGGTGGGATTTTTCTTTCCCCGGTTTTAAATTTGCTGAAGTGGCAGAATCCGCGTACCATCGCTTCCCTTGCTTCCGTATTCATTCTGGTCAATTCTGTTGCCGGTTTGGTTGGCTTGCAAATGGCGGGAACTTTTCAGCTAAACGAGGAACTGATTTTTCAACTATCAATAGCAGTGATTCTAGGCGGCAGCCTGGGCTCATACCTTTCCAATAAAAAATTCAACCTGAAATTTTTGGGTATTCTTACGGCGATACTGGTGTTTTATGTAGGCCTAAGGCTGGTGCTGCTACACGGCTGGGATATTGCGATTTGA
- the glp gene encoding gephyrin-like molybdotransferase Glp, whose product MLKIEEALQVINDQQIELSTEIRKLSDSLGFAVSSEIRAPFDMPAFDNSAMDGYALCGISKEYQIIGEVAAGDAEELDLREGEAVRIFTGARVPAAASAVMMQEKTRVEGEKLFLDELPKEGQSIRRKGGELQKEQLVFDKGYTITPAGISMIGALGMDQVEVFKKPIINLITTGNELVQPGKAKGEGQIYESNSFAISAAAENFGFPVHKKHSLPDDFEQIKTGISEALEQADILLLSGGISVGDYDFVKQALEENGVEQQFYKVFQKPGKPLYFGRKANKFVFALPGNPASSLSCFYIYVLPFLQQFSGFQQKGLPKFQFPLKEPYYNRSDRPSFLKAKIENDEVRILDGQASSMILSMAHANALAFIDAETNLQIGDLITCYLIG is encoded by the coding sequence ATGTTAAAAATTGAAGAAGCTTTACAGGTCATCAATGATCAGCAGATCGAATTATCTACGGAAATACGAAAATTGAGCGATTCTCTTGGTTTCGCTGTTTCTTCGGAAATTCGTGCACCGTTTGATATGCCGGCTTTCGACAATTCGGCAATGGACGGTTATGCGTTATGCGGAATTTCAAAAGAATACCAGATCATTGGGGAAGTTGCGGCAGGTGATGCTGAAGAATTAGATCTCCGGGAAGGAGAAGCCGTTCGGATCTTTACCGGGGCTCGTGTGCCTGCCGCTGCTTCGGCGGTCATGATGCAGGAAAAAACCAGGGTGGAAGGAGAGAAGCTTTTCCTGGATGAATTGCCAAAGGAAGGCCAGAGCATTCGAAGAAAAGGGGGTGAATTACAGAAAGAACAATTGGTTTTTGATAAAGGTTATACCATTACTCCAGCCGGAATTAGCATGATCGGAGCACTTGGAATGGACCAGGTTGAAGTTTTCAAAAAACCGATCATTAATCTGATCACCACCGGGAACGAACTGGTGCAGCCCGGGAAAGCAAAAGGCGAAGGGCAGATCTATGAATCTAACAGTTTCGCAATTTCTGCTGCTGCTGAAAATTTTGGATTTCCCGTACACAAAAAACATAGCCTTCCGGATGATTTTGAGCAGATCAAGACTGGAATTTCCGAAGCATTGGAACAGGCAGATATCCTGCTTCTTTCCGGCGGAATTTCGGTAGGAGATTATGATTTTGTGAAACAGGCGCTGGAAGAAAATGGAGTGGAGCAGCAATTTTATAAAGTTTTTCAGAAGCCCGGAAAACCGCTGTATTTTGGGAGAAAAGCAAACAAATTTGTCTTCGCGCTTCCGGGGAATCCTGCTTCTTCACTCAGTTGTTTTTATATCTATGTCCTGCCGTTCTTGCAGCAATTCAGTGGATTTCAGCAGAAGGGACTTCCAAAATTCCAATTTCCTTTAAAAGAACCTTATTACAATCGTTCCGACAGGCCTTCTTTTTTAAAGGCGAAGATCGAGAATGATGAGGTAAGGATCCTGGACGGGCAGGCTTCCTCCATGATCCTTTCGATGGCTCATGCCAATGCCCTCGCTTTTATTGATGCGGAAACAAATCTTCAAATAGGCGATTTGATAACTTGTTATCTAATAGGCTGA
- the moaA gene encoding GTP 3',8-cyclase MoaA, translated as MIEKKGQIIDNFGRLHNYLRISLTDRCNLRCFYCMPEEGIELMEKESIMSLEEILSLAGTFRSLGVDTVRLTGGEPLVRKNFGYLVEELAKMGFTLKITTNGILLDKYLELFQKIGLRKINLSLDTLDKAKSVFISKRDYFDRIWKNINSALNRGMEVKLNIVLIKGVNDNEIQDFIELTRHKKLTVKFIEFMPFKGNKWDWSKGVGKQEILDMVSERFGAVEELENPKHSTSTNFKVPGHTGSFAIVSTITNPFCDECNRIRLTADGKMKNCLFANSETDLLTSLRNGEPMENLIINAIKTKKHSRDGMDVKMEADHYEKNRSMISIGG; from the coding sequence ATGATTGAGAAGAAAGGACAGATAATAGATAATTTCGGGAGGCTTCATAATTACCTCAGGATTTCGCTCACCGATCGCTGCAACCTGCGTTGCTTTTACTGCATGCCGGAAGAAGGTATCGAGCTGATGGAGAAAGAAAGTATTATGAGCCTCGAGGAAATCCTTTCGCTGGCAGGGACTTTCCGAAGCCTGGGAGTTGACACGGTCCGGCTTACAGGAGGTGAGCCACTGGTGCGGAAGAATTTCGGCTATTTAGTGGAAGAACTGGCGAAAATGGGTTTTACGCTGAAGATCACGACCAACGGTATTCTGCTGGATAAATACCTTGAGCTGTTCCAGAAGATAGGCCTGAGGAAGATCAACCTCAGCCTGGATACGCTGGATAAAGCCAAATCTGTTTTTATCAGTAAACGGGATTATTTTGATCGGATCTGGAAAAATATCAATTCGGCCCTGAATAGGGGAATGGAGGTTAAGCTGAATATCGTCCTGATCAAAGGTGTGAACGATAACGAAATCCAAGATTTTATCGAATTGACGCGCCACAAAAAGCTGACGGTGAAATTTATCGAATTTATGCCTTTCAAGGGAAATAAATGGGATTGGAGCAAAGGGGTAGGCAAGCAGGAAATTTTGGATATGGTTTCTGAAAGATTTGGCGCTGTTGAGGAGCTGGAAAACCCGAAACACAGTACTTCCACGAATTTTAAAGTTCCCGGTCATACCGGTAGTTTTGCCATTGTGAGTACGATTACCAACCCGTTTTGTGACGAATGTAATCGTATCAGGCTCACGGCTGATGGTAAGATGAAAAACTGCCTTTTTGCCAATTCTGAAACCGATCTTTTAACCTCTCTCCGCAATGGAGAACCTATGGAAAATTTAATCATCAACGCTATCAAGACCAAAAAGCATTCCCGCGATGGGATGGATGTAAAAATGGAAGCCGATCATTATGAAAAGAACCGGTCTATGATCTCAATTGGAGGATAA
- the moaCB gene encoding bifunctional molybdenum cofactor biosynthesis protein MoaC/MoaB produces the protein MVDITHKITTLREATAIATLRTSSEETIKAIRENKVPKGNVFEMAKAAGLLGVKKTPELLPDCHPLPIEYTGIEYEIDGLEIHISVKVKTIYKTGVEVEAMHGASIVALTMYDMLKPIDKNVEIGTIRLQQKKGGKSSFKVNSEGLTAQVIVCSDTISKGEGEDKAGEAIISKLMDLGINSEKWIIPDEAEKIRNSISEATSDILIFTGGTGVGPRDVTPETIEPLLDLRLKGVEEQMRDFGQQRMPYAMLSRSIAGMKNGKLILALPGSTKGAAECMEAVFPHVLHVFKVIEGKRHD, from the coding sequence ATGGTTGATATTACACATAAAATCACCACGCTCCGGGAGGCTACGGCCATTGCCACGCTTAGAACGAGCAGTGAAGAAACGATAAAAGCGATCAGGGAGAACAAGGTTCCAAAAGGGAATGTTTTTGAAATGGCTAAGGCCGCCGGACTTCTTGGAGTGAAAAAAACCCCGGAATTACTGCCAGACTGCCACCCGTTACCCATAGAATATACCGGGATCGAGTATGAGATAGACGGCCTTGAAATTCATATTTCCGTAAAGGTGAAAACGATCTATAAGACCGGGGTGGAAGTGGAAGCGATGCACGGGGCGAGTATCGTGGCGCTCACGATGTACGATATGCTGAAACCCATTGATAAGAATGTGGAAATTGGAACGATCAGGCTGCAACAGAAAAAAGGCGGGAAATCTTCTTTCAAGGTGAATTCAGAAGGATTGACGGCGCAGGTGATTGTTTGTTCCGATACTATTTCAAAAGGAGAAGGAGAAGATAAAGCTGGCGAAGCGATCATTTCCAAACTGATGGATTTGGGGATAAATTCAGAAAAATGGATCATCCCTGATGAGGCTGAAAAGATTAGAAACAGTATTTCCGAAGCCACTTCAGATATACTGATTTTTACAGGTGGAACTGGTGTGGGACCAAGGGACGTGACACCGGAAACCATTGAGCCTTTGCTGGATCTTCGGTTAAAAGGCGTAGAAGAACAAATGCGTGATTTCGGTCAGCAGCGAATGCCTTATGCCATGCTATCCCGGTCAATCGCGGGGATGAAAAACGGAAAACTGATCCTTGCCTTGCCCGGTTCTACTAAAGGCGCGGCTGAGTGTATGGAAGCTGTTTTTCCGCACGTGCTGCACGTGTTTAAAGTGATAGAAGGAAAAAGACATGATTGA
- a CDS encoding molybdenum cofactor biosynthesis protein MoaE produces the protein MDKKQPKKVFMQGAIPPEKIATSIANHQSKTNIGAHSIFLGQIRADEIDGKTVSAIEYTAYEEMAETVFHEIREAAFSKFDMTCCHIYHSLGPVKTGEICLFVFTSSAHRKVAIEACNFLVEEIKARVPIFGKEIFEDETHQWKVNS, from the coding sequence ATGGATAAGAAACAACCGAAAAAAGTATTCATGCAGGGAGCGATCCCTCCGGAAAAAATTGCGACTTCCATCGCGAATCACCAGTCGAAAACCAATATTGGGGCGCACAGTATTTTTCTGGGACAAATACGTGCGGATGAAATTGATGGAAAAACGGTGAGCGCGATTGAGTATACCGCTTATGAGGAAATGGCCGAAACGGTTTTTCATGAAATTCGGGAAGCCGCATTTTCAAAATTCGATATGACCTGTTGCCATATTTATCACAGTCTTGGACCAGTCAAAACCGGCGAGATCTGCCTGTTCGTCTTTACTTCTTCCGCACACCGGAAAGTGGCGATCGAGGCCTGTAATTTCCTGGTGGAAGAAATCAAAGCCAGGGTACCCATCTTCGGCAAAGAGATTTTTGAAGACGAAACACATCAATGGAAAGTGAACAGTTAG
- a CDS encoding HesA/MoeB/ThiF family protein, protein MMRYERQIKLDGVGEEGQEKLQNSSVLIVGVGGLGCPAAQYLAGAGVGKIGLLDHDRVSRTNLHRQLLFEEGEVGKAKATVAGERLQKINSEIEIEVFEQALTVENAEEYFENFDIIIDGTDNFETKYLINDACILTGKPWVYASIYKNEGQLSVFNFENGPSYRCLFPKTTRQNISCEATGVLGVTAGMLGIMQATEVLKMLLGIGNVFSGKLKLLQVLSGQEQHLTIAKRPEEIEKVLKNGIIPVKINCRISDENKTYLDIREIFEQPKIDSEKVIQIPLSSLDERIWEIPKEEEVLVFCQSGKRSGKVVELLQAEYGFENLKNVEGGIETIIDG, encoded by the coding sequence ATGATGAGGTACGAAAGACAAATAAAACTTGACGGGGTTGGAGAAGAAGGGCAAGAAAAGCTTCAAAACTCCAGCGTTCTGATCGTGGGCGTTGGTGGCCTGGGGTGCCCGGCAGCGCAATACCTGGCTGGGGCCGGTGTTGGCAAAATCGGTTTGCTGGATCACGATCGGGTTTCGAGAACCAATCTGCACCGGCAGTTGCTTTTCGAAGAAGGAGAGGTGGGCAAGGCGAAGGCTACGGTTGCGGGGGAAAGGCTTCAGAAGATCAACTCAGAAATTGAAATTGAGGTTTTTGAGCAGGCTCTCACTGTAGAAAATGCGGAGGAATATTTCGAAAATTTTGATATTATCATTGACGGGACCGACAATTTTGAGACCAAATACCTGATCAATGATGCCTGTATTTTAACCGGAAAACCCTGGGTGTACGCTTCGATCTATAAGAATGAAGGCCAACTTTCAGTCTTCAATTTTGAAAACGGACCGTCGTATCGTTGTCTTTTTCCGAAGACCACCCGGCAAAATATCAGCTGTGAGGCAACGGGAGTGTTGGGAGTGACTGCCGGAATGCTTGGAATTATGCAGGCTACGGAAGTTCTCAAGATGTTACTGGGGATTGGAAATGTCTTTTCCGGGAAGCTGAAACTGTTACAGGTATTAAGCGGACAGGAACAGCACCTGACTATTGCCAAACGGCCCGAAGAGATCGAAAAAGTGCTGAAAAACGGGATTATTCCGGTGAAGATCAATTGCCGGATTTCTGATGAAAACAAAACCTACCTGGATATTCGGGAAATTTTTGAACAACCAAAAATAGATTCAGAAAAAGTCATACAAATCCCGCTGAGCAGCCTGGACGAACGAATTTGGGAAATTCCGAAGGAGGAAGAAGTATTGGTTTTCTGCCAGTCGGGTAAACGCAGTGGCAAAGTGGTGGAACTTTTACAGGCAGAATACGGCTTTGAAAATTTGAAGAATGTTGAAGGAGGAATAGAAACAATTATTGATGGATAA
- a CDS encoding MoaD/ThiS family protein: protein MKVQVKYFGMIAEAVGKPEEELELDPGTSVSELKMNQVKSYGIKDPDSVQIAVNQHLNQEIELKEGDEVAFLPPFAGG, encoded by the coding sequence ATGAAAGTACAGGTGAAATATTTCGGGATGATCGCGGAAGCCGTGGGGAAACCGGAAGAAGAACTCGAATTAGATCCCGGAACCAGCGTTTCAGAATTAAAAATGAATCAGGTGAAAAGTTACGGAATTAAGGATCCGGATTCGGTGCAAATAGCCGTAAACCAGCATCTAAATCAGGAAATTGAACTAAAAGAAGGCGATGAGGTGGCCTTTTTACCGCCTTTTGCAGGAGGATGA
- a CDS encoding nucleotidyltransferase family protein — translation MSNQQKIGVIILAAGESKRLGRPKQLVRFRDQYLLDHALKVAGSIDFVTKTLILGANYSAITKQIQKHSFAVVQNEHWQEGMASSIRKGVEGSLKNCPKLEQIMILVGDQPFVNRQHLHNLIDSQLQNNSEASFSEYGGNLGVPAIFSARLFPELLRLKGDHGAKKLLFKSNLEYSTVKLEGGHFDVDTEADVERLKAMEQE, via the coding sequence TTGAGCAATCAGCAAAAAATAGGAGTGATCATATTGGCGGCTGGCGAATCAAAACGTCTGGGCCGGCCTAAACAGCTGGTTCGGTTTAGAGATCAGTACCTTTTGGATCATGCCTTGAAGGTGGCGGGAAGTATTGATTTTGTTACAAAAACTCTGATTCTTGGGGCAAATTATTCTGCAATTACCAAACAAATTCAAAAACATTCTTTTGCCGTGGTGCAAAATGAACACTGGCAGGAAGGAATGGCTTCCAGTATTCGGAAAGGAGTTGAAGGTTCACTGAAAAACTGCCCGAAACTGGAGCAGATCATGATCCTGGTTGGCGACCAGCCATTTGTAAACAGGCAGCATTTGCACAACCTGATCGATAGTCAGTTACAAAATAATTCAGAAGCCAGTTTTTCAGAATATGGAGGGAATCTGGGAGTGCCGGCAATTTTTTCAGCGAGATTGTTCCCCGAATTATTGAGATTAAAAGGTGATCACGGGGCTAAAAAACTGCTTTTCAAAAGTAACCTTGAATATTCAACAGTGAAATTGGAAGGAGGCCATTTTGATGTGGATACCGAGGCCGATGTGGAACGATTAAAAGCAATGGAACAGGAATGA
- a CDS encoding XdhC family protein, protein MREIEQILKKYRELKMAKTEAILATVVHVEGSSYRRAGARMLVDELGNITGAISGGCLEGDALRKALLAMHQRKNKLVTYDTSDEDDAVIGAQLGCNGIIQVLFEPIDFENAYNACEMLQKAVDSDKKQAIVIGFNLDRTAEQPGTILLIDEETITHGMHISAEQLEILKHEAKLVLQGNDSQFVEFEEASEVSQFFIQNYQPPVKLILVGAGNDAQILALQAELLGWKVSVTDGRPSRANSTRFSSSCQVIVSKPEQTLENLKIDNRSCFVLMSHNYNYDLAVLKLLLQEQELPYIGILGPKKKYDRMLKDLAEEDIQLSKALLKKIHAPVGLEIGAETPAEIGLSILAEIQSVLAGKEARPLKEKDAPIHEKRGKQFKRLAI, encoded by the coding sequence ATGAGAGAAATCGAGCAAATACTGAAAAAATACCGGGAGCTGAAAATGGCTAAAACAGAAGCTATTCTGGCCACGGTCGTTCACGTGGAGGGCTCGTCTTATCGTCGTGCCGGTGCGAGGATGCTGGTAGATGAATTGGGGAATATTACTGGAGCGATAAGCGGTGGCTGCCTGGAAGGTGACGCGCTGCGAAAGGCTTTGCTGGCAATGCATCAGCGAAAAAATAAACTGGTGACCTATGATACCAGTGATGAGGACGACGCGGTGATCGGCGCACAGCTGGGTTGCAATGGGATCATACAGGTGTTGTTCGAACCGATTGATTTTGAGAATGCTTATAACGCCTGTGAAATGCTGCAAAAAGCGGTAGATTCTGACAAAAAGCAGGCGATCGTCATTGGCTTTAATTTGGATCGAACGGCGGAGCAGCCTGGTACCATATTGTTGATCGATGAAGAAACCATCACTCACGGAATGCATATTAGCGCAGAACAACTCGAAATTCTGAAACATGAAGCGAAGCTGGTTTTACAAGGAAATGATTCTCAATTTGTGGAATTTGAAGAAGCTTCTGAAGTTTCACAATTTTTTATTCAAAATTACCAGCCGCCCGTCAAACTGATCCTGGTAGGTGCGGGCAACGATGCTCAAATATTGGCTCTTCAGGCAGAACTGCTTGGCTGGAAGGTGAGCGTAACCGATGGCAGGCCGAGCCGCGCCAATTCCACGCGATTTTCAAGTTCCTGCCAGGTGATCGTTTCCAAACCGGAGCAAACACTGGAAAATTTGAAGATCGATAATCGAAGTTGTTTCGTGCTGATGAGTCATAATTACAACTATGACCTGGCGGTTTTAAAATTGCTGCTGCAGGAACAGGAATTGCCTTATATCGGTATTCTTGGGCCAAAAAAGAAATACGATCGCATGCTGAAGGACCTGGCGGAAGAAGATATCCAACTTTCTAAAGCGTTGCTAAAAAAAATTCATGCACCTGTTGGACTTGAAATTGGAGCAGAAACACCGGCAGAGATCGGATTGTCGATTTTAGCAGAAATACAATCGGTTTTAGCCGGGAAAGAGGCGAGACCATTAAAGGAAAAAGATGCTCCCATTCACGAAAAACGAGGTAAACAATTTAAAAGACTGGCGATTTGA
- a CDS encoding cysteine desulfurase family protein, with translation MSSGELIYLDYNATTPLDQRVLDSMLPFFTEDFGNPSSDHVFGWQAAEAVEHSREQIARLVHCRPADLTFTSGATEAANMALFGFCEKNGHKGKHIISCKTEHKAVLDCLQALEKSGCRVSYLDVDSDGNIDLEQLQKMISSETILVNLMLANNETGIIQPMKEISEIVHRHQASMMSDVTQAVGKIPVNLEELNLDVAFFSAHKMYGPKGIGALYINKKNKVRLGPRNFGGQQEKGMRPGTLNVPGIVGFGKAAEVARADMKAEADRLQKLRKQLESGLKRLKGARINSYNSRRLPNTTNISFEGIDGQQLIRKLKNLAVSRGSACSANEMKASHVLKAMRLSEELALSSLRISLGKFTTSEEIDKAIAEITKSVQQLKKAEV, from the coding sequence ATGTCTTCAGGCGAGCTCATTTATCTGGATTACAATGCGACCACTCCGCTGGATCAGCGAGTGCTGGATTCCATGCTGCCATTTTTCACCGAAGATTTCGGAAACCCCAGTAGCGATCATGTTTTTGGATGGCAGGCTGCGGAAGCCGTGGAGCATTCTCGTGAACAAATCGCCAGGTTAGTACATTGCCGGCCGGCCGATCTCACTTTTACTTCTGGTGCAACGGAAGCTGCAAATATGGCTCTCTTCGGTTTTTGCGAGAAGAACGGCCATAAAGGGAAGCATATTATTTCCTGTAAAACCGAGCACAAAGCGGTTTTGGATTGCCTGCAGGCCCTGGAAAAAAGCGGTTGCAGGGTCTCTTACCTTGATGTTGACAGTGATGGGAATATAGACCTGGAGCAACTTCAGAAAATGATTTCTTCGGAAACCATTCTCGTCAACCTGATGCTAGCTAATAACGAGACGGGCATTATCCAGCCCATGAAGGAAATTTCAGAGATCGTACATCGTCACCAGGCAAGTATGATGAGTGATGTCACGCAGGCGGTGGGGAAGATACCGGTGAACCTGGAGGAACTGAACCTGGATGTGGCCTTCTTTTCGGCTCATAAAATGTATGGCCCAAAAGGTATCGGTGCATTGTATATCAACAAAAAGAATAAAGTCCGCTTGGGGCCGCGGAATTTTGGTGGTCAGCAGGAAAAGGGCATGCGCCCCGGTACTTTGAACGTTCCGGGAATCGTGGGATTTGGAAAGGCTGCCGAGGTGGCCCGTGCAGATATGAAAGCAGAAGCGGACCGCCTGCAAAAACTACGGAAGCAACTGGAAAGCGGATTAAAAAGGCTCAAAGGGGCGCGGATCAATTCTTATAATTCTCGCAGATTACCCAATACGACGAATATTTCGTTCGAAGGCATAGACGGTCAGCAGCTCATCAGGAAACTGAAAAACCTGGCTGTGTCCAGAGGTTCTGCCTGCTCGGCCAATGAAATGAAGGCCTCTCATGTGTTAAAAGCCATGAGACTAAGCGAAGAACTTGCACTCTCCTCATTACGCATCAGTCTGGGGAAATTCACTACTTCCGAAGAGATCGATAAGGCCATTGCTGAAATTACCAAAAGCGTGCAACAGCTCAAAAAAGCCGAAGTATGA